GTTTTCATCCACAATCACCACCCCGGATGGCATCGCTTTGATGAGCGCGGAGGCTTTATTTTGGGCCAATTTGCGCAGGTAGGATACGCACATGGCGGGCTCGGCCTTTTCCTCGATGAGGGCAGCCGCGAATTCCTTACAGGTATCGTATCCGCATCCGCCGCAGTTGAGTTCGTCTTCACCGCGTTTTTTGCCAATTTTGAGCAGCGCGGCGGCAATTTCGGCCTTCGTGTGGGCTTGTTGTTTAATTTCGCGGCTGCGGAATTTCTTTTTGAGGTCAATCTGGAAATTTTCACGGGAATCGGGGGCGGAGGGTGTGAGCCTCTGGATTTTGTGGCGTTTGATGGCTGTGGATCCGCGTTTGCTTACTCCGGGACCATTCACGCAACCACCAGCGCAAGCGAGAGTTTCGATGAAAACTGGGCAATCGAAACTATCCACATCCAGTTCGTCGAGCGCTTCGACGATGTCTTTCACCCCGGAAAACGCCATATACTGCGTGTTTTCAGGAGGGTTGTAAAACTTTATGCCATCAATCATTCCGCCATCGATGGGATAGAGCCCGCCTTCTTCGGCAGCACCGAGGGTGAAGTTTTGATTTGCGTCCAGCGCGCTCCAATCTATGTTGCTGAGGTTGAACCAACGTCTGAGATCGGTGAAGGTGAGAGCCACGTCGAAACTGTTTGGGGATTCGTTCTTTTTGGCAATGCAGGGACCGATGAACACGATGCCGACATCTTGTGATATGGCTTCTCTGAGCATCTTTGAATGGGCCTGCAGAGGCGAAACCACAGGGGTGATGAATTGCACAAAATCCGGGTAATATTGCTCTATAAGGTGGACCACGCTGGGGCAGGCGGAAGAGATGAGGATGGGATTTTCACCCTGGGAAAGGAGCCTGGCGCAGGAGGCTGAAACCTCCTGCGCTCCCAAGGCTGTTTCCGACACACCGGCGAAACCGAGGCTTTTGATGGCTGCGATCAACTTACCGGGGTCGAGTCCGGCAAATTCGGTTCTAAAGGTTGGGGCCAGTGAAACATACACTTCCTTTTTTTGCATCAGCAGTTCCATGGCGCCACCCAAGTCGTCGCGAATCTTTTTGGCTCCCACGGGGCACACTTCGGTGCAGCGCCCGCAGAGGATGCAAGCTTCGGTGATGACCTGAGCGCTGCCATCAATCACCATAATCGCCTTCACGGGGCATTCACGTACACATTTGTAGCAATCCTGGCATTCGGCTTTTTCGGTGTAGATCGGCTTATTCATATATCCACCAGTTCTTTGGTCAGTA
This window of the Candidatus Cloacimonadota bacterium genome carries:
- a CDS encoding 4Fe-4S binding protein, with the translated sequence MNKPIYTEKAECQDCYKCVRECPVKAIMVIDGSAQVITEACILCGRCTEVCPVGAKKIRDDLGGAMELLMQKKEVYVSLAPTFRTEFAGLDPGKLIAAIKSLGFAGVSETALGAQEVSASCARLLSQGENPILISSACPSVVHLIEQYYPDFVQFITPVVSPLQAHSKMLREAISQDVGIVFIGPCIAKKNESPNSFDVALTFTDLRRWFNLSNIDWSALDANQNFTLGAAEEGGLYPIDGGMIDGIKFYNPPENTQYMAFSGVKDIVEALDELDVDSFDCPVFIETLACAGGCVNGPGVSKRGSTAIKRHKIQRLTPSAPDSRENFQIDLKKKFRSREIKQQAHTKAEIAAALLKIGKKRGEDELNCGGCGYDTCKEFAAALIEEKAEPAMCVSYLRKLAQNKASALIKAMPSGVVIVDENLRIIESNHRFAELAGTDACIVSEANPDLEGAFLDRIINFSDLFAKALTEGTEVKVQDIRHNGRIIRLTLFSIQKHHVLGGVLQDITEPVIQQEQIIEKANEVMRKNLSTVQQIAFLLGENAADSEVLLSSIVKSFGTKKGEKD